The following proteins are co-located in the Sulfurovum sp. TSL6 genome:
- a CDS encoding NYN domain-containing protein, whose product MAKSKKEDHIALFIDCDNISHRSIEGIINELSKYGIVNIRQAYGNWTKDNLKNWEDKLLEFAIKPIQQFDYSKNKNATDILMTIDAIDLLHTKDIDAFAFATSDSDFTPVVMRVQTEGIRVYGFGEKKTPKPFMAACSQFIFTEKLMTNMTHSPESVDVMQAPVRQSGKEMRSDTWLVNVLRTAVEQTMDEDGWANLADIGQYINNSTSFSPINFGYKKLSNLIDEIDLFDIYVDEGTKQMSIRDKRHH is encoded by the coding sequence ATGGCAAAAAGTAAAAAAGAAGACCACATTGCACTGTTTATAGACTGTGATAATATATCACACCGTTCCATAGAAGGTATTATCAATGAACTAAGTAAATATGGAATCGTGAACATACGTCAAGCTTATGGAAACTGGACAAAAGACAACCTCAAGAACTGGGAAGATAAACTTTTGGAATTTGCCATTAAACCCATACAACAGTTCGATTACTCTAAAAATAAAAATGCTACAGATATCCTTATGACGATAGATGCTATAGACCTACTTCATACCAAAGATATCGATGCTTTTGCATTTGCCACAAGTGACTCTGACTTTACGCCTGTAGTCATGCGAGTACAAACTGAAGGTATCAGAGTGTATGGATTTGGTGAAAAGAAAACTCCCAAACCGTTCATGGCGGCATGTTCACAGTTCATCTTTACCGAAAAGCTTATGACGAACATGACCCATAGTCCCGAGAGCGTTGATGTTATGCAGGCACCTGTACGTCAGTCTGGTAAAGAGATGCGCTCAGATACCTGGCTGGTCAATGTACTAAGAACAGCGGTTGAACAGACCATGGATGAGGATGGGTGGGCAAATCTTGCTGATATAGGCCAATATATTAATAACTCAACCTCTTTTTCCCCTATTAACTTCGGATACAAAAAACTGAGCAACCTTATAGATGAGATCGACTTGTTTGATATTTATGTCGATGAGGGAACGAAACAGATGAGCATTAGAGATAAAAGGCACCACTAA
- the rsmD gene encoding 16S rRNA (guanine(966)-N(2))-methyltransferase RsmD, which yields MRPKEKIKIFTTTITAGNYKGKKIDIPDIFTTRSSKGILKESLFNTLQFDIIDKNFVEVFAGSGSIGLEALSRGAGQCYFMEYNRTAYRCLEGNVKRVDPSKCHLFYGDSFEKFSTVYDIVKKSNEKTYFYFDPPFSTRDGMDDVYDKTIALIESIEPEVAEMVIVEHMTNLDMPEEIGALKLMKRKKFGRSTMTYYKPKD from the coding sequence ATGAGACCAAAAGAAAAAATAAAAATATTTACAACGACCATCACTGCCGGTAACTATAAAGGCAAAAAGATAGATATACCAGATATCTTTACAACACGCAGCTCAAAAGGGATCTTAAAAGAATCCCTTTTTAATACGTTACAATTTGATATTATCGATAAGAATTTTGTTGAAGTATTTGCGGGTTCAGGCTCGATAGGACTGGAAGCTTTAAGCCGTGGTGCAGGACAATGTTATTTTATGGAGTACAACAGAACAGCTTATCGTTGTCTGGAGGGCAATGTAAAACGTGTCGATCCCTCTAAGTGTCATCTTTTCTATGGTGACAGTTTTGAAAAGTTCTCCACTGTCTATGATATAGTCAAAAAGAGCAATGAAAAGACCTACTTCTACTTTGATCCTCCCTTTTCTACCCGTGATGGCATGGATGATGTCTATGATAAAACGATCGCACTCATAGAAAGTATTGAGCCTGAAGTTGCGGAAATGGTCATTGTAGAGCATATGACCAATCTGGATATGCCAGAAGAGATAGGTGCATTAAAGTTGATGAAACGTAAAAAATTTGGTCGCAGCACGATGACCTATTATAAACCAAAGGACTGA
- a CDS encoding SH3 domain-containing protein — translation MYRKLTLLLLLLGSFSSLHAEYLLKESKRIKSKIDRLPKNRVADMKQIPQDPAYYASQIKPFSKSKQKKFDERFNKKYFEPWSLRALDIPEKDFGWEIRFITKKPIYRAKGAIIPAKVYNKWIDNADYDHIDSKKYKAITVRHTNVKALPTSSSFFRDPKKTGEGFPFDYNQNSALHINVPLYISHFSKDKRWAFVRASYSFGWIKTSDLALVSSDFIKTFKNNNYAMVIKDNLRLYHDDKDISIVKLGALFPISKDQKYLVASRDAKGRAHIEKVNVHNPTVIAKKPLPFTAKNVGMLAKEFYGEPYGWGGSYECRDCSATTRDFLGAFGIFLRRNSSKQAEDGDPVSIEGLTKATKKKKIIKDAEPFRSLLYVPGHVVLYLGEYKGEPVIMHTYWGIRKKDRTKLITARTIISSTEPGKERADISEQSKLINTLQSIVNF, via the coding sequence ATGTATCGAAAATTAACCCTTCTCCTCCTTCTTCTTGGCTCCTTTTCCAGCTTACATGCGGAATATCTGCTGAAAGAAAGTAAACGGATAAAAAGTAAAATAGACCGTCTGCCTAAAAACAGAGTGGCCGATATGAAGCAGATCCCTCAGGATCCTGCATATTATGCCAGTCAGATCAAACCTTTTTCCAAAAGTAAACAAAAAAAATTCGATGAAAGATTTAACAAAAAATACTTCGAACCATGGAGTTTACGTGCATTGGATATCCCTGAAAAAGACTTTGGCTGGGAGATCAGGTTTATCACAAAAAAACCCATTTATAGAGCTAAAGGGGCCATCATACCTGCTAAAGTGTATAACAAATGGATAGATAATGCTGACTATGACCATATTGATAGTAAAAAATATAAAGCCATCACTGTACGTCATACCAATGTCAAAGCGCTTCCTACTTCATCTTCCTTCTTTAGGGACCCCAAAAAAACCGGAGAAGGATTTCCTTTCGACTATAACCAAAATTCTGCGCTCCACATTAATGTGCCCCTTTACATCTCTCATTTTTCCAAGGATAAACGATGGGCTTTTGTAAGAGCGTCATACTCCTTTGGCTGGATAAAAACTTCGGATCTGGCACTCGTAAGTTCTGATTTCATTAAAACGTTTAAAAATAATAATTATGCCATGGTGATCAAAGATAATCTTCGTCTATATCATGATGATAAAGATATCTCCATCGTTAAACTGGGTGCCCTCTTCCCCATCTCTAAAGACCAAAAGTATCTAGTCGCTTCACGCGATGCTAAAGGCAGGGCCCATATTGAAAAAGTCAATGTACATAATCCAACTGTCATTGCGAAAAAGCCGCTGCCTTTCACTGCTAAAAACGTTGGAATGCTGGCAAAAGAGTTTTATGGCGAACCTTATGGCTGGGGTGGAAGTTATGAGTGTCGTGACTGTTCTGCAACGACCAGAGACTTTTTAGGGGCATTTGGTATATTCTTACGCAGAAACTCCAGTAAACAAGCTGAAGATGGAGATCCTGTTTCCATAGAAGGTCTTACAAAAGCGACAAAAAAAAAGAAGATCATCAAAGATGCTGAGCCTTTTAGATCTCTACTCTATGTTCCGGGACATGTCGTCCTCTATCTGGGTGAGTATAAAGGTGAGCCTGTCATCATGCATACCTACTGGGGCATACGTAAAAAAGACCGTACCAAACTCATCACTGCGCGTACTATCATTAGCAGTACCGAACCAGGGAAAGAACGTGCAGATATCAGTGAACAGAGTAAGTTGATCAATACACTTCAGAGCATAGTCAATTTTTAA
- a CDS encoding DUF2062 domain-containing protein, with protein sequence MIRKVFKKKPAGGNKLDAFLEKYNLPKAYFAINRRMVTRGVAVGLFWGFIPMPMQMLAVMATTPFIRFNVPIAISMVWLSNPFTMPPMYYMEYLTGNFILGREGIEDIELTMSWFTEHFDDILVPLYVGTSFYSIVVTAIIYIILNRLWVKSVHSENKERRKKRRKKKQ encoded by the coding sequence ATGATACGAAAAGTTTTTAAAAAAAAACCAGCCGGCGGCAATAAGCTAGATGCATTTCTAGAAAAATACAATTTACCCAAAGCTTATTTTGCTATAAACAGACGAATGGTCACCAGAGGTGTGGCTGTAGGCCTTTTTTGGGGGTTTATCCCTATGCCTATGCAAATGCTGGCCGTCATGGCTACCACACCGTTTATCCGCTTTAATGTACCCATAGCGATCTCTATGGTTTGGCTAAGCAATCCTTTTACCATGCCTCCTATGTATTATATGGAATACCTTACAGGCAACTTTATCCTGGGACGTGAAGGTATCGAAGATATAGAGTTGACCATGTCATGGTTCACTGAACATTTTGATGATATACTTGTTCCTCTCTATGTGGGTACTTCTTTTTACTCCATCGTTGTAACCGCTATTATCTACATCATCCTTAACAGACTGTGGGTGAAGTCTGTACATAGTGAAAATAAAGAACGAAGAAAGAAAAGACGTAAAAAAAAACAGTAA
- a CDS encoding ribose-phosphate pyrophosphokinase → MSGYMIFSGTSNPELSEEIATYLEMPLSKAKINRFSDGEISIQIAESVRGKDVFIIQPTSAPANGNLMELLIMTDALKRSSAKSITAVVPYYGYARQDRKAAPRVPISAKLVANLMETSGITRMVTVDLHASQIQGFFDIPVDNLYGAILFMDYIRAKNFKNPVIASPDIGGVARARYFANKLGLDMVIVDKRREKANESEVMNIIGNVEGKDVILIDDMVDTAGTMVKAAAALKKLGATSVMACCTHPVLSGPAYERIEEGELDELVVANTIPMVKPSKKIKMLSTASMLGEVIRRVHNNESVNSLFETN, encoded by the coding sequence ATGAGTGGATATATGATTTTTTCCGGAACATCAAACCCTGAACTCTCTGAAGAGATAGCAACTTATTTGGAAATGCCTCTTTCCAAAGCTAAGATAAACCGCTTTTCTGATGGTGAGATTTCTATACAGATTGCAGAAAGTGTACGTGGTAAAGATGTATTTATCATTCAGCCTACGTCTGCACCTGCTAACGGTAACCTTATGGAACTTCTTATCATGACAGATGCCTTGAAACGTTCTTCTGCAAAGTCTATTACCGCTGTTGTACCTTATTACGGATATGCAAGACAAGACAGAAAAGCTGCGCCAAGAGTACCTATTTCAGCAAAGCTTGTAGCAAACCTTATGGAGACTTCGGGTATCACGCGTATGGTCACTGTGGATCTTCATGCTTCTCAGATACAAGGATTTTTTGATATCCCTGTTGATAACTTGTATGGGGCTATTTTATTTATGGATTACATTAGAGCAAAAAACTTTAAGAACCCTGTGATCGCTTCTCCAGATATTGGTGGTGTGGCAAGAGCAAGATACTTTGCCAATAAACTGGGTCTGGACATGGTTATTGTTGATAAGAGACGTGAAAAAGCCAATGAGAGTGAAGTGATGAATATCATTGGTAATGTTGAAGGTAAAGATGTGATCCTCATCGATGATATGGTCGATACTGCAGGAACGATGGTTAAAGCTGCAGCTGCACTTAAAAAACTTGGTGCTACTTCGGTCATGGCATGTTGTACACACCCCGTACTTTCAGGTCCAGCCTATGAACGTATTGAAGAGGGCGAGCTTGATGAACTTGTTGTTGCAAACACGATCCCTATGGTAAAACCGTCTAAAAAGATCAAAATGCTTTCAACGGCATCTATGTTGGGTGAAGTCATCCGCAGAGTACATAACAATGAGAGTGTAAACTCTTTATTTGAAACGAACTAG